One Thiocapsa bogorovii DNA segment encodes these proteins:
- a CDS encoding IS4 family transposase — protein MHLFGRTFTGAIIARIRAAAAEPGVTRSALSRQVCGWLEWFGADGRAQEVSCRKALVELERRALVVLPAARRAAPQARPVAVLEPFEAPVFSGPLEALGPIELVAVEDREHALLYRRMLTSYHPLGGGPLCGAQQRYLIRSPVVGWLGALAFSAAAWQLAARDEWIGWCAHARRANLNRVVANSRFLILPSIAVPNLGSHVLGLAAARVQADWPVRYGITPLVLETFVDEAQHAGTVYKAANWQRLGETTGRGREDRTNSGGRAHKAVYVLALTREWRAPLCRRPAPVLRLAPPAAPTGSWAEQEFARVDFPDARLRPRLIGLAEAFGAHPTATLATALDGAPHQVKAAYRFLHNPQVDLQTLLHPHYEATAARIAAQSLVLIAQDTTSLNYDAHAATTGLGPINTRRDGAQGLKLHDSLALTPEGIPLGLIDIQVWARDPQQTGQAKARKERPIAEKESHRWLKSFQRTAEVQTLCPQTRLVNIADREADIHELFQAASADPAGTHLLVRASRTTQRQVDAEDEIQPLWELLPRQPVLGGCVLHIPGRGGRPARTAALELRAVPIELQPPKRLKGAAPLRLWAIDAREINPPQDQEPIEWLLLTTVPTTTLEEALERLRWYAARWNIEVFHRTLKSGCRIEDRRLGDADSLQACLAIDLVVAWRVMDLAKRGRETPDIPCTVFFEEAEWQALACHHQRSPTPPQTPPSLGEAMRMVARLGGFLGRNGDGDPGATVLWRGLNRLTDITETFAIFYPSIPAGP, from the coding sequence ATGCACCTCTTCGGGCGGACATTCACCGGCGCGATCATCGCGCGCATCCGAGCCGCGGCAGCCGAGCCCGGCGTGACGCGCAGCGCGCTGTCGCGCCAAGTCTGCGGGTGGCTGGAGTGGTTCGGTGCCGACGGGCGGGCGCAGGAGGTCAGTTGCCGCAAGGCGTTGGTGGAGCTGGAGCGACGCGCGCTGGTGGTACTCCCCGCGGCCCGCCGCGCGGCGCCGCAGGCGCGCCCGGTCGCGGTGCTCGAGCCGTTCGAGGCGCCGGTCTTCAGTGGTCCGCTGGAGGCGCTCGGCCCGATCGAGCTGGTCGCGGTGGAGGATCGAGAACACGCCCTGCTGTACCGGCGCATGCTCACGTCGTACCATCCGTTGGGTGGCGGTCCGTTGTGCGGCGCGCAACAACGCTATCTGATCCGCTCCCCGGTGGTCGGCTGGCTCGGGGCCTTGGCGTTCAGCGCGGCGGCCTGGCAGCTGGCCGCACGCGATGAGTGGATCGGCTGGTGTGCGCATGCACGGCGCGCGAACCTCAACCGGGTGGTGGCCAATAGCCGGTTTCTCATCCTGCCGAGCATCGCGGTGCCCAATCTGGGCTCGCACGTGCTGGGGCTGGCCGCGGCGCGGGTACAGGCCGACTGGCCGGTGCGCTACGGCATCACCCCGCTGGTGCTCGAGACCTTCGTGGACGAGGCGCAGCATGCCGGCACGGTCTACAAGGCGGCCAACTGGCAGCGTCTGGGGGAGACGACCGGACGCGGCCGCGAGGATCGCACCAACAGCGGCGGGCGCGCCCACAAGGCCGTCTACGTGCTGGCGCTCACGCGTGAGTGGCGCGCGCCGTTGTGTCGGCGCCCGGCGCCCGTGCTGCGGCTGGCGCCACCGGCGGCGCCGACGGGCTCCTGGGCGGAGCAGGAGTTCGCCCGGGTGGACTTCCCCGATGCACGGTTGCGCCCGCGCCTGATCGGCTTGGCCGAGGCGTTCGGCGCCCATCCCACCGCCACCCTCGCCACGGCGTTGGATGGCGCCCCCCATCAGGTCAAAGCGGCGTATCGATTTTTGCACAATCCTCAAGTGGACCTGCAGACGCTCCTCCATCCCCATTACGAAGCCACCGCGGCGCGCATCGCCGCGCAGTCGCTGGTGCTGATCGCCCAGGACACCACCAGCCTCAATTACGATGCCCATGCCGCCACCACCGGACTGGGGCCGATCAACACCCGCCGCGACGGCGCCCAAGGGCTGAAGCTGCACGACAGCCTGGCGCTCACCCCCGAGGGCATCCCGCTGGGCCTGATCGACATCCAGGTCTGGGCGCGTGACCCACAGCAGACCGGGCAGGCCAAGGCACGCAAGGAGCGACCCATCGCCGAGAAGGAAAGCCACCGCTGGTTGAAGAGTTTCCAACGCACCGCCGAGGTCCAGACGCTGTGCCCGCAGACCCGCCTGGTCAACATCGCCGATCGCGAGGCGGACATCCATGAGCTGTTTCAGGCCGCCAGCGCCGATCCGGCCGGGACGCATCTGCTGGTGCGCGCCAGCCGCACCACCCAGCGCCAGGTCGACGCCGAGGACGAGATCCAGCCGCTGTGGGAGCTGTTGCCCCGCCAACCGGTGCTCGGCGGCTGTGTGCTGCACATCCCCGGGCGCGGCGGCCGACCCGCGCGCACCGCGGCGTTGGAGCTGCGCGCCGTCCCGATCGAACTGCAACCGCCCAAGCGGCTCAAGGGCGCGGCACCCCTGAGGCTGTGGGCCATTGATGCCCGAGAGATCAACCCGCCGCAGGACCAAGAGCCCATCGAGTGGCTGTTGCTCACCACGGTGCCGACCACGACCCTGGAGGAGGCGCTCGAGCGCCTGCGCTGGTACGCCGCGCGCTGGAACATCGAGGTGTTTCACCGCACCCTCAAAAGCGGCTGCCGCATCGAGGATCGCCGCCTCGGCGATGCCGACAGCCTGCAGGCGTGTCTGGCCATCGATCTGGTCGTCGCCTGGCGGGTGATGGATCTGGCCAAACGCGGGCGCGAGACCCCGGACATCCCCTGCACGGTCTTCTTCGAGGAGGCCGAGTGGCAGGCCCTGGCCTGCCATCATCAGCGCTCGCCCACCCCGCCGCAGACCCCGCCGAGCCTCGGCGAGGCCATGCGCATGGTCGCCCGGCTCGGCGGCTTTCTCGGGCGCAACGGCGACGGCGATCCCGGGGCCACCGTGCTGTGGCGTGGCCTGAACCGGCTTACCGACATCACCGAGACCTTCGCCATCTTCTACCCCTCGATCCCGGCTGGGCCCTGA
- a CDS encoding O-antigen ligase family protein: MQYTNPASSRHPFSKAIIALLIVTLVLAPLFRAGNTPLASLMLQWLGIVILVGTLWTPRAVPLSRVEIGILMLVAAVPILYLIPLPSAFVNGLPGRDLYAAGEALLSIDTAPAWKSLSIHPDLTFSAGLSLLLPVAIFVGTRSLDSRGLLLLVKILLAVAAVQAILGLVQYGAGQNGAVILTVSGANMGSAVGTYANRNHLAGLLVMILPLALALLYYNVGREGSTDSTRQSTWRRRAVFLGSTHGNAALLYGVVVLIILVGVVFTRSRMGIAMGIIGLIMTTLLFSRRIGGTNTFGLTGTIVAVALSFGIAIGLAPVLDRFSVSDVVEDGRVELFSATLLRIAELFPFGSGPGTFSSAFPPVQPMLFGGRFPNHAHNDYLEWISDAGLIAVLLILAGIAVYLYQWTRVYLRGGWPRSRFIQAGAGVGLLVLGLHEFVDYNLAIPANQAVLAFLAGVFFIPPERLDSASEHRSKRRRTPDLEPTPTPRIQATGLPTDQIENPFKDA, translated from the coding sequence ATGCAGTACACAAACCCGGCCAGCTCGCGCCACCCGTTTTCCAAAGCGATCATCGCCTTACTGATCGTGACGCTGGTTCTAGCCCCGTTATTTCGCGCCGGCAACACCCCTCTGGCGTCGTTGATGCTGCAATGGCTCGGGATTGTCATCCTGGTTGGGACCCTCTGGACGCCCCGTGCGGTTCCCCTGTCCCGCGTCGAAATCGGGATCCTCATGCTCGTCGCCGCCGTCCCGATTCTCTATCTCATCCCGCTGCCCAGCGCGTTCGTCAACGGCCTTCCGGGCCGGGATCTCTACGCCGCGGGCGAGGCCCTCCTCTCAATCGACACGGCCCCCGCTTGGAAGTCCCTATCCATTCACCCGGACCTCACGTTCTCCGCCGGCCTGAGCCTGCTTCTACCCGTCGCCATCTTCGTCGGCACGCGATCGCTGGACAGCCGCGGACTGCTGCTCCTGGTGAAGATTCTGCTCGCCGTTGCCGCAGTACAGGCCATCCTAGGCCTCGTCCAGTACGGCGCCGGCCAGAACGGAGCGGTCATCCTGACAGTGAGCGGGGCCAACATGGGCTCTGCCGTCGGCACCTATGCCAACCGCAACCATCTCGCCGGCCTTCTGGTCATGATCCTGCCGCTCGCGCTTGCGCTTCTCTACTACAACGTGGGTCGCGAAGGATCGACCGACAGCACCCGCCAGAGCACTTGGCGACGACGCGCCGTCTTTCTCGGCTCGACCCACGGCAACGCTGCCCTCCTTTACGGCGTCGTCGTCTTGATCATCCTGGTGGGTGTGGTCTTCACGCGCTCCCGCATGGGCATCGCGATGGGTATCATCGGTCTGATCATGACCACGCTGCTGTTCTCACGCCGCATCGGCGGAACCAATACCTTCGGCCTCACCGGCACCATCGTCGCAGTCGCGCTCAGCTTCGGCATCGCGATCGGGTTGGCCCCCGTTCTGGATCGGTTCTCGGTTTCGGACGTCGTCGAGGATGGTCGCGTCGAGCTCTTCTCCGCGACCCTTCTGCGCATCGCCGAGCTCTTTCCGTTCGGCAGCGGTCCGGGCACCTTTTCAAGCGCCTTCCCACCCGTACAGCCGATGCTGTTCGGCGGACGATTCCCCAACCACGCACACAACGACTACCTCGAGTGGATCTCCGACGCCGGGCTTATCGCGGTCCTCCTGATCCTCGCCGGCATCGCCGTCTATCTCTATCAGTGGACACGCGTCTACTTGCGTGGCGGATGGCCCCGCTCGCGCTTCATCCAGGCCGGCGCCGGCGTGGGCCTGCTCGTCTTGGGCCTACACGAGTTCGTTGACTACAACCTCGCCATCCCGGCAAACCAGGCCGTGCTCGCCTTCCTGGCCGGTGTCTTCTTTATTCCGCCCGAGCGACTCGACAGCGCATCCGAGCACCGCAGCAAGCGACGCCGCACACCCGATTTGGAGCCCACCCCGACACCGCGGATCCAAGCCACCGGTCTGCCGACGGACCAAATCGAGAACCCATTTAAGGACGCCTGA